From the Streptomyces sp. 846.5 genome, the window CCATGGACCGGGTGCCGGTCGGCCGCCGCGTCGTGCTGGCCGGGACCGGGCCGTTCCTGCTTCCGGTCGCCTGCGCCCTGCTGGAGGCAGGGGCGAGGATCGAGGCGCTGGTCGAGCTGAACCACCCCTACCGACCCGGGACAGCGGCGCTGGGGGCGCTGCGCCAACCCGCCCGCCTCGCCGAGGCCGCGGGCTACCTGCTCACCCTCGCCCGGCACGGCGTCCGCGTCGAGCAGGGCACGCGCGTGCTGGCCGCGCACGGGGACACCCGGGTCACCGCCGTCGACATCGGCCCCGCCGAGGTAAGCGCGAGCGGCGCGGTGCGGCGGGTGGAGACCGACGCGCTCTGCGTGGGCTTCGGCTTCCGTCCCAGCACCGAACTGCCCCTGCTGCTGGGCTGCCGCAGCACAGCGGAGCTGCCGGCCGTCGACCCGGACGGCGCGACATCGGTGCCGGGACTCTACGTCGCGGGTGACTGCGCCGGCATCGCCGGGGTGCACGCGGCCGGGGTACGCGGACAGCTCGCCGCCCACGCGATTCTGCGCCACCTCGGCGCGGACCGCCCCGCCCGCCCGGTGGATTCCCGACGGGTGACCGCGCTGCGCCGTCGGGCCCGCTCGCTGGACCGGTTCGCGGCGCTGAACGACCGGCTCTTCCCGTTGCCCGCCGCCACCGTCGCGGGCATCGCCGACCACACCGAGGTGTGCCGCTGCGAGGGCGTGACCGCGGGCGAGGTCCGGCAGGCCGCCGACACCGGCTGGAACGACCTGCACGGTGCCAAGGGCGCCACCCGGGCCGGCATGGGCCTGTGCCAGGGACGCGAGTGCGGCCACATCGTGGCGGCACTCGCCGCGCGCGGCGGACCGGGCCGGGAGTCGCAGACCTTCGCGGCCCGGATGCCGCTGCGGCCGGTGCCCGTGGCCACCGTGCTCTCCCTTACGTCGACCGACCCGACCGGTCGGCAGGAGGTGACGGACCGTTGACCGCCCGGGAGGACGGCACGGGCGCCCAGCCCGACGTCATCGTCGTCGGAGCCGGGATCCTCGGCGCCTGCACCGCTTTCCAGCTCGCCGAACGCGGCTACCGCGTGGCGGTGCTGGAGCGCGGCGCGCCCAACCGCGAGGGCTCCGGCACCACCGCCGGCAACCTGCACATCCAGGCCATTCACACCCGGCGCCCAGGTCAGCCGGTACCGGTGGACAACGCACGCCTGCTCCCGCTGCAGCGCCGGGCCTCCGACCACTGGTCTCAGGTCGAGGACCGGCTCGGCACCGGCGTCGAGCTGCGGCGCAACGGCGGATTCATGGTCGCCGAGAACGCCGCCCAGGAACAGGAACTCCGGGACAAGCACCTGCTGGAGCGTCAGGCCGGCATTCCCACCGAGCTGCTGACCGGCGACCAGGCGCGCGAGCGGCTGCCGCTGCTGTCGGAGCGGGTGCGCGCCGCCAGCTGGTGCCCGCTCGACGGCTACGCCAATCCCCTGCTGATCACCCCGGCCTACCTGGCCGCCGCCCGCCGACACGGTGCGCGGCTGCACCCCTTCACCCCGGTCACCGGCATCCGCCGGGTCGGCGCCGACTACCAGGTGCTCTCCGGCGACCGCAGCTGGACGGCGCCGGTGGTGGTCAATGTCGCCGGGCCGTGGATCAGCGGCGTCGCCGCGCTGGCCGGGATCCCGATCCGGATGTCCCCGGTCGCGATCCAGATGCATGTGACCGCGCGGGTGCCTCCGGTGATGCGCCATCTGGTCCAGCACATCGGCGAGGGCATGTCGGTCAAGCAGGTCAGCGCGGGCAACCTGCTCGTCGGCGGCGGCTGGCCCGCCGCCGATCTGGACCTGGACGGCCGCAGCACCGTCAGCCCGGCGAGCATCGCCGGCAACCTCACCCAGGCCGCCCGCGTCCTGCCGTTCCTCGGCGGGCTGCGCCTGCTGCGCACCTGGGCCGGACCGCTGGCCGCCACCCCGGACGAGATGCCGGTGATCGGCGAGGTCCCCGGGCACCCCGGCTTCTTCGTCGCGGGCGGTACCTACGCGTTCACCCTGGCTCCGGTGTGGGGGGAGACCCTGAGCCGCCTGATCGCGCGGGAGCCGCCGGCCGACCCGGTGGACGACCTCGGCCCCGGCCGGCTGCTGCCCGATCCCGTCCCCGCCCCCTGACCCGTCCGTCCCCCGTCCCGAAAGGCCCCACACCGTGACCGTCCTGAAGATGTTCGTCAACGGCCAGGCGATGTCCGGCGGCAGCCTCAACCACGCCCTGCACGGCGCCCGCCCGCTCGGCCCCGCCCGGACCGCCCCGGCCTACCGGTTCTTCTCCGTGCGCGACGAATTCCCCGGGCTGCACCCGGTCGACGACGACGGCGCCGCCATCGTCGGCGAGGTGTACGAAGTGAGCTACGAGGTCCTGCGGGACCGGCTGCTGCCCGAGGAGCCGTCCGAGCTGGAGCTGGGCGTCATCACGCTCGACGACGGATCGGGGTCCTTCTCGATGCGTCTGCGCGCCTCGGCGCTGACCGCGCCCGGCGTCGTCGACATCACCGCCCACGGCGGCTGGCACGCCTACCTGGCCACTCGCTGACCCGCCCTCACCCGCCCCTCGTCGACCAACTGGAGGCACCCCCATGTCCCACCCCGAACCGATCGACCTCGTGGTACGAGGCGGCACCGTCGTCAACGCCGACTGGCAGGGCGTCGCGGACGTCCTGGTCGGGGGCGGGCGGGTGCTGGGGGTGGTGGAACCGGGCTCGTACCGCTCCGCGCGCGCGAGCGGCGCCACCGAGATCGACGCCTCGGGACGGCTGGTGCTGCCCGGCGGCGTGGACCCGCACTGCCATGTCGGCTTCACCTCGGGAGACTTCACCTCCCTCGACGACTACCGGCAGGCCACCACCGCCGCCGTCTTCGGCGGCACCACCACCATCGTCGACTTCGCGATCCCGCGCCCCGGCCAGAATCCGGCCGACGTCGCCGCCGTCCAGCGCGCCAAGGCCGGGCAGGGGCTGTGCGACAGCGCACTGCACGCCTGTGTGGTCGAGTGGGACGACACCGTGCCGGAGCAGCTGCGGTCGCTGACCGCAGACGGCATCGTCACGGTGAAGATGTTCACCACGTACCGCGGCGAGACCATGGCCGACGAGAAGACCATCCTCAAGGTGATGACAACGCTGCGGGACCTGGGCGGGATGGTGGTCGTCCACTGCGAGGCCGACCACATCATCTCCGACGTCCAGGAGCGCGGCGAGGCGGCGGGTGAGATCAGCGCCGGCCACCATGCCGGCACCAGGCCCGAGCTGGCCGAGAACGCCTCGGTCGCCGAGATCCTCGCCATCGCCGAATCGGTGCACGCCCCGGTGTACTTCGTCCACCAGTCCACCCCCGAGGCGGTCGACCTGGTGGCCCGGGCCCGCGGCAGAGGGGTGCGGGCCTTCACCGAGACCGTCGCCCACCACCTCGTCCTGGACGACACCGCCTACGCGGGCCCGCACCCGGAGCGCTTCGTCTGCTGCCCTCCGCTGCGGGCCGCCGAGACGGTAGCCGGGCTGCGGTCGCGGGTGCTGATGGGCCAGGTCGCCACCATCGGCAGCGACCACTGCTGCTACGACACGGCCCAGAAGGAGTCGGTGAGCCACGATGTCCGGGCCATGCCCAACGGCCTGCCCGGGGTGGAGACCCGGATGCCGGTGGTCTTCAGCGACCTGGTCGTCCGGGGCGGGCTGCCGGTCGGCCGCTTCGTCGAGCTGATGTGCGCCAACCCGGCCAGGCTCAACGGCCTGTATCCGCGCAAGGGCGTCATCGCCCCCGGCTCGGACGCGGACCTGGTGGTCTGGGATCCCACCGCCACCCGGGAGATCCGCAGCACCGCCCTCCATATGGCCACGGACTACACCCCGTACGAGGGCAGGCGGGTCACCGGCTGGCCGGAGACCGTCGTGGTCGGCGGCCGACCCGTCGTCAGCTCCGGCCGGCTGACGGACCCCGAGCCCCGCGGCCGCCACCTGCGCTCGGGGCCGCTGAGCCGGTCCCTGGTCGTCTGAGCGGTCGTCAGGCGCGCGGCGGGCGGTCGGCGCGGACCAGGCCGGCCTCGTAGGCGATGATCACGGCGTGCACCCGGTCGCGGGCGCCGGTCTTGGCCAGCACCCGGCTCACATGGGTCTTGATCGTCGACTCGGACAGCACCAGACGCCGGGCGATCTCGGTGTTGGTCAGGCCCTCCGCCACGGCCTGCAGGACCTCGCGCTCGCGCTCGGTCAGGCCGGCCACCCGCGGGTCGTTCGGGCCGTCGGCGCCCTCGGGGTCGGGGACGTGCTCCAGGAAGGTGTCGAGCAGGCGCCGGGTCAGTGCCGGGGCGACCACGGCGTCCCCCAGGGCGACGGCGCGGATGCCGGCCAGCAGCTCCTCCGGCAGGGCGTCCTTGAGCAGGAAGCCGCCGGCCCCGGCGCGGAGCGCGCCGTACGCGTAGGCGTCCAGGTCGAAGGTGGTCAGCACCAGCACCTTGGAGCGGCTGCCGGAGGCGACGATCCGCCGGGTGGCCTCGATGCCGTCCATCCCGGGCATCCGGATGTCCATCAGCACCACGTCCGGGCGCAGCTCGGCGGCCATGCGCACGGCCTCGGCGCCGTGGGCGGCCTGGCCGACGACGCTGGTGTCGGGGTTGTTCTCCAGCAGCATCTTGAAGCCGAGCCGCTGCAGCGGCTGGTCGTCGACGATGAGCACGGTGGTCAAGGCCGGTCCTCTTCCGTTGCTGGATTCGGTGATGACTGAGGTGCGGGCTTGCGGTCGAGCGGCAGGACGGCGTGGACCAGCCAGCCGCCGTCGCCGGTCGGGCCGATGACGGCGGTTCCGCCGGCGAGGGCGGCGCGCTCGTGGATGCCGACCAGCCCCTGCCCCTCCTGGTCGGCGTCCGCCAGCCCACTGCCCGGTCGCGCGGGGGCGCCGTCCGGGCGGCCGGTGTCCTGGACGCGCACGTCCACCTGCTGGTCGCCGACGCGCAGCACGACCTGGACGCCGGTCGCGGGCCCGGCGTGCTTGAGGCTGTTGGTCAGTGCTTCCTGGACGATGCGGTAGACGGTGAGCTGGACCCCGGGCGGCAGGGCGTCGAGGTCGCCGGCGGTGCGGTGCGAGATCCGCGGTCCGGCCGCCTGGATCCGCTCCAGCAGCGGGGCCAGGTCGG encodes:
- a CDS encoding FAD-dependent oxidoreductase, which gives rise to MTGDLEADVAVVGGGPAGLHAALVLARGGLRVVLLDESETLGGQYYKRRAAPLATAFGDFRPHGTELIRRVHAAGVDCRTGTLVWGAEDGGRTLFTSDVRTGAAGRVRVRATLAATGAYERTLPFPGWTLPGVVTAGFALHLATMDRVPVGRRVVLAGTGPFLLPVACALLEAGARIEALVELNHPYRPGTAALGALRQPARLAEAAGYLLTLARHGVRVEQGTRVLAAHGDTRVTAVDIGPAEVSASGAVRRVETDALCVGFGFRPSTELPLLLGCRSTAELPAVDPDGATSVPGLYVAGDCAGIAGVHAAGVRGQLAAHAILRHLGADRPARPVDSRRVTALRRRARSLDRFAALNDRLFPLPAATVAGIADHTEVCRCEGVTAGEVRQAADTGWNDLHGAKGATRAGMGLCQGRECGHIVAALAARGGPGRESQTFAARMPLRPVPVATVLSLTSTDPTGRQEVTDR
- a CDS encoding FAD-dependent oxidoreductase, whose amino-acid sequence is MTAREDGTGAQPDVIVVGAGILGACTAFQLAERGYRVAVLERGAPNREGSGTTAGNLHIQAIHTRRPGQPVPVDNARLLPLQRRASDHWSQVEDRLGTGVELRRNGGFMVAENAAQEQELRDKHLLERQAGIPTELLTGDQARERLPLLSERVRAASWCPLDGYANPLLITPAYLAAARRHGARLHPFTPVTGIRRVGADYQVLSGDRSWTAPVVVNVAGPWISGVAALAGIPIRMSPVAIQMHVTARVPPVMRHLVQHIGEGMSVKQVSAGNLLVGGGWPAADLDLDGRSTVSPASIAGNLTQAARVLPFLGGLRLLRTWAGPLAATPDEMPVIGEVPGHPGFFVAGGTYAFTLAPVWGETLSRLIAREPPADPVDDLGPGRLLPDPVPAP
- a CDS encoding gamma-glutamylcyclotransferase; amino-acid sequence: MTVLKMFVNGQAMSGGSLNHALHGARPLGPARTAPAYRFFSVRDEFPGLHPVDDDGAAIVGEVYEVSYEVLRDRLLPEEPSELELGVITLDDGSGSFSMRLRASALTAPGVVDITAHGGWHAYLATR
- the hydA gene encoding dihydropyrimidinase gives rise to the protein MSHPEPIDLVVRGGTVVNADWQGVADVLVGGGRVLGVVEPGSYRSARASGATEIDASGRLVLPGGVDPHCHVGFTSGDFTSLDDYRQATTAAVFGGTTTIVDFAIPRPGQNPADVAAVQRAKAGQGLCDSALHACVVEWDDTVPEQLRSLTADGIVTVKMFTTYRGETMADEKTILKVMTTLRDLGGMVVVHCEADHIISDVQERGEAAGEISAGHHAGTRPELAENASVAEILAIAESVHAPVYFVHQSTPEAVDLVARARGRGVRAFTETVAHHLVLDDTAYAGPHPERFVCCPPLRAAETVAGLRSRVLMGQVATIGSDHCCYDTAQKESVSHDVRAMPNGLPGVETRMPVVFSDLVVRGGLPVGRFVELMCANPARLNGLYPRKGVIAPGSDADLVVWDPTATREIRSTALHMATDYTPYEGRRVTGWPETVVVGGRPVVSSGRLTDPEPRGRHLRSGPLSRSLVV
- a CDS encoding response regulator transcription factor, coding for MTTVLIVDDQPLQRLGFKMLLENNPDTSVVGQAAHGAEAVRMAAELRPDVVLMDIRMPGMDGIEATRRIVASGSRSKVLVLTTFDLDAYAYGALRAGAGGFLLKDALPEELLAGIRAVALGDAVVAPALTRRLLDTFLEHVPDPEGADGPNDPRVAGLTEREREVLQAVAEGLTNTEIARRLVLSESTIKTHVSRVLAKTGARDRVHAVIIAYEAGLVRADRPPRA